In the genome of Microcoleus vaginatus PCC 9802, the window GGGGCGGAGTTTCTGGTGGTGAGGCGATTTTTTACGAGTTCCAGCAGTTGCAAGCTGGGGGCGTATTTCACGCCGGCGGGGAAGCCGTCGAGGAGGTAGCCGCGAAAGTTTGTTTTTTCTTTAAAGCGGGTTTCTGAGGTGAATTGTAGGGCGTGGAGGGGGAATAAGTGCAGGTAGCGGTGGGGTACTAGGATTAGTTGTTTGCAGTTGGGGGGGATGTGGGTGATTATCTCGTTTAGTCGCAGGATTTCTGAGAGTTTGTGGAGTTTTTGGGATAGGGTGTTTTGCCAGGTTTTGTTGGTTTTTTGGTTGCGGTATTCGTCGAGATAGTTTTTTTTCCAAATTTCTAATTCGGCTATTTCGGTTGTGGTATATGTGACTGGTTTTATGCTGTCGCGGGTGATGATGAAGGCTGATCCGCCCCAGCTATCCTCGGAGTTGGAGTTATTGCCGATGTACCATTCTATGATTGCTGTTTCGGTGTCTAAGGTTTGTTGGAATTTGGTGATGTCGATGGGTTCGACTTTTTGAGTTAGGGAGAATTCTGGTTCTCGCTGTTTTATCTGTTCCAGCAGTTGTGTTAGTTGCTGTAAGGTTGTTTCTAATTTGGCTTTTTCTTGTTGGAAATATTCGGGGCTGAGGCTGCGGGTTTGGGTTGTGCGTTGTGAGGGAGAGTCATCTGGAACCCCCCCCGGCCCCCCCAAGCTTCGGGGGGGAGAAAGAGTGGGAGTGGATGATTCTGTTTCTAGGAATTGTTGGGAGGCGGCAATTTGGCGGCGCAGGTTTTGGAGTTGCTGTTTCTCGGTGTCGGTGGCTGTTTTGGGGTAGATTTCCCTGTTGGTGAAGAGTTCGACTAGGTAGCGGGATTTGCTGCGTTCGATTGTTTGCAGGGCTTTGTCATATTGTTGGTGATTGATGCAGGATTGCATCATTTTTTCGTAGATGTTGAGATTTTGTTCGATGATTTCTCGTTTGCGTTTGTCGGATGTGATCCACTCGCGGCTTTGTTCGACTGCTTGGATGGCTTTTTCGTAGCCGAAGATGGCTGTTTCCCACAAGCTTTCTGCAAATCCTAAATGGCCTAGATTTCTACCTGTTTGCAAACAGTCAATTGGCCAAGTGGTGGGAGTGTCAACTTCTAAAGCAGCTTTAAAAAGTTGGATCGCCCTTTCTATATTCTCACCCCGTTCTCCCTTGATTCGGTCACTGTAAGCATTTGCCAAATTATTTTGAGTCTGTGCCCAATCTTGGGGAAAAGCATCGCGAGTGCGAACTTGTAAAGCAGCTTCAGAAAATGCGATTGCCCTTTCTATATTCTCACCCCGTTCTCCCTTGATTCTGCTATAGTAAGCAGCAGCCAAATTATTTTGAGTCATCGCCCAATCTTGGGGAAAAGCATCCCGGGTGTAAACTTGTAAAGCAGCTTCCAAAAGTCGGATCACCTTTTCGATATTCTCACCCCGTTCTCCCTTGATTCTGCTATAGTAAGCATTTGCCAAATTATTTTGAGTCGTCGCCCAATCTTGGGGAAAAGCATCGCGGGTGCGAACTTGTAAAGCAGCTTCCAAAAGTCGGATCGCCCTTTCGATATTCTCACCCCGTTCTCCCTTGATTCGGTCACTGTAAGCAGTTGCCAAATTATTTTGAGTCGTCGCCCAATTTTGGGGAAAAGCATCGCGGGTGGAAACTTGTAAAGCAGCTTCCAAAAGTCGGATCGCCCTTTCGATATTCTCACCCCGTTCTCCTTTGATTCTGTCACTGTAAGCATTTGCCAAATTATTTTGAGTCATCGCCCAATCTTGGGGAAAAACATCGCGGGTGTAAACTTGTAAAGCTGCTTCATATAATGCGATCGCCCTTTCGATATTCTCACCCCGTTCTCCCTTGATTCTGTCACTGTAAGCATTTGCCAAATTATTTTGAGTCTGTGCCCAATCTTGGGGAAAAGCATCGCGGGTGCGAACTTGTAAAGCAGCTTCATAAAATGCGATCGCCCTTTCGATATTCTCAGCCCGTTCTCCCTTGATTCTGCTATAGTAAGCAGTTGCCAAATTATTTTGAGTCTTTGCCCAATCTTGGGGAAAAGCATCGCGGGTGCGAACTTGTAAAGCAGCTTCATAAAATGCGATCGCCTTTTCGATATTCTCACCCCGTTCTCCTTTGATTCTGCTATAGTAAGCATTTGCCAAATTATTTTGAGTCTTTGCCCAATCTTCGGCATAATCATATCGGTTAAAAATTTTCAGTGCCACCTCGTAGCCTGCAATGGCAATTTCCATATTGCTGCTTTTGCTACCCAGTGGAAACTGTGCAATCAAGTTACTGAAATTGCCAATATTAATAATAATGTCTCTAGCTTGGCGGAAATTATTTTCTGCTATAATTTTAGTTGCCCATTTACGCAAGAAATCCGCAAAGTCATCATCGATCCGTTTTCCCTTGGCTTTCAGGATGGCGATTTGTGCTTCCTCGTTGGGGGAGTTAATCAGGGATTCGAGCAGGTCGAAATAGGTTTGTTTTTTGCTTTTCATTGCACTACCCATGTTTGGGATATTGTACATTTTTTGTGTGCTCGGCGCGGGGATGAAGAAACCGGGTTTTTGGGAGTTTTCGGGTGTTGAGCGATGATGGTCGAAAAAACCCGGTTTCTGGACTCGGCGCGGGGATGAAGAAACCGGGTTTTTGGGAGTTTTCGGGTGTTGGGCGATGATTGTCGAAAAAACCCGGTTTCTGGGCTGGGCGCGGGGATGATTAACCCAACCCTTCAACTAACAGATTGCGAGCAGTTTCCAACGCTTCCTGCAACTTACTTGCATCGCGTCCCCCCGCTTGCGCCAAATTAGGCCGCCCGCCGCCTTTCCCGCCGCAAATTTGAGCAATTCCCCCGATAAACTTGCCAGCTTGCAATCCTTTCTTATTGACTTCAGGACTAAAAGCTGCCACCAAACTTACCTTATCCGGTTCAGGAATTGATGCCAAAACAACCGCAGCATTTCCTAACTTTTGCTGCAATCTTTCCGCCGCTGTTTTCAGCGCTTCTGTATCCACATCACCCAATTGAGCTACAATGATTTTGAATTCACCTATCGCCTCAGCCGCACTCAGCAACTGGTCGGATTTCGCGATCGCCAATTCCGACTTCACAGCAGCCAAATGTTTCTGAGTATCCTTCAACTCATTCTGCAAATTAGTAATCCGGTTCGGCAATTCTTCAGGCTTCGCCTTAAATCGATCGCCCAAATCGCGCACCACCTTATCGCGCACGTTCAAATAGTCCAAAACAGCTTGACCGGAAACCGCTTCAATCCTGCGAGTGCCCGCCGCTACCCCCGCTTCGGAAACAATCTTAAACAGCCCGATTTCTGCGGTATTGCTGACGTGAGTTCCGCCGCACAATTCCATCGAAACGCCGGGAAAATCGATCACCCGCACTACGTCGCCGTACTTCTCGCCAAA includes:
- a CDS encoding CHAT domain-containing protein, with amino-acid sequence MKGWVNHPRAQPRNRVFSTIIAQHPKTPKNPVSSSPRRVQKPGFFDHHRSTPENSQKPGFFIPAPSTQKMYNIPNMGSAMKSKKQTYFDLLESLINSPNEEAQIAILKAKGKRIDDDFADFLRKWATKIIAENNFRQARDIIINIGNFSNLIAQFPLGSKSSNMEIAIAGYEVALKIFNRYDYAEDWAKTQNNLANAYYSRIKGERGENIEKAIAFYEAALQVRTRDAFPQDWAKTQNNLATAYYSRIKGERAENIERAIAFYEAALQVRTRDAFPQDWAQTQNNLANAYSDRIKGERGENIERAIALYEAALQVYTRDVFPQDWAMTQNNLANAYSDRIKGERGENIERAIRLLEAALQVSTRDAFPQNWATTQNNLATAYSDRIKGERGENIERAIRLLEAALQVRTRDAFPQDWATTQNNLANAYYSRIKGERGENIEKVIRLLEAALQVYTRDAFPQDWAMTQNNLAAAYYSRIKGERGENIERAIAFSEAALQVRTRDAFPQDWAQTQNNLANAYSDRIKGERGENIERAIQLFKAALEVDTPTTWPIDCLQTGRNLGHLGFAESLWETAIFGYEKAIQAVEQSREWITSDKRKREIIEQNLNIYEKMMQSCINHQQYDKALQTIERSKSRYLVELFTNREIYPKTATDTEKQQLQNLRRQIAASQQFLETESSTPTLSPPRSLGGPGGVPDDSPSQRTTQTRSLSPEYFQQEKAKLETTLQQLTQLLEQIKQREPEFSLTQKVEPIDITKFQQTLDTETAIIEWYIGNNSNSEDSWGGSAFIITRDSIKPVTYTTTEIAELEIWKKNYLDEYRNQKTNKTWQNTLSQKLHKLSEILRLNEIITHIPPNCKQLILVPHRYLHLFPLHALQFTSETRFKEKTNFRGYLLDGFPAGVKYAPSLQLLELVKNRLTTRNSAPPNQQQLFALQNPTEDLFNADMEVETIKTRFNPHQILLKKQATKTALNENRENLSNANYLHFSCHGIFNFDNPLLSSLVLADSLEPQTSPPPPESNQPAEKQRYVTLRSGRKAIPEKCLTLREIFAELQLPQCSLVTLSACETGLTDSTAMTDEYIGLPSGFLYAGSMNVVSSLWAVDDFATAILMIKFYQELPEADSVAVALNAAQNWMRGVSMEDCRVWVGLLNLDEKFRQSVELWLASSSHQQPFRDPKYWAAFCATGY